In Eriocheir sinensis breed Jianghai 21 chromosome 59, ASM2467909v1, whole genome shotgun sequence, the genomic stretch TTCAATTatcacacacacgctcacaaaCGCTGTAACATCATGAGGGCGTCACTGTTTGGCAATCCAGCAGTCCATCATAGGTCATGCAACTCAAATAAGGTCACGAGATACAGCCCTGGGCATAGTGGCAATGACCCAACTGTCCCAAACACCTCCCTCTGGTTTTTCAAGGGTTGGATACACTCTCGTCAAGGTAACAAGGTAAAGGTGTGCTTGGTTGTATATTttgggttgtgttggtggtggttatggttgacAGTAAGTATCAGTTGCTTATGTTACCTGGCATTATGTTGTTGTCTTTTCTTTAGCATATACTCATGGTCGCCATATATTGCTATGTTCTATATGCCTTGTGTGTGTCAGCTAGCTTTATGTTATTATCAAGACATAGTTATTTTGACTTACTTCATATATACTCATGGTCATTAGATATTGCTATGTGCTGTATAGGTTGGCTAGCAATATGATATGACTACCTTTACAAATTCTCTTTTTTCATGTAAACACAAACACTTGCAAATGCATCTCTTAGCCTGACCTTCTTATTAGCATCCAAGGCCAATGCATCTTACATTTTAATTATGTGACTTTTTAAAATTTTTGTTACACTCATTTCAAGACATCACAAGAATATCgcactttctttctatctttccccttTGTCTTTCATGTCATTACCTCGTCTTGCCAAATGTCATTACCATCTTATCATTCTGGAAAACCCATCTCATATTAACCACCTTATAAATGTACTACAttgattacaggtgtgtgtgtgtgtgtgtgtatttacctagttgtgaaatacaggaaaagagctgtgtgtgtgtgtgtgtgtgtgtgtgtgtgtgtgtgtgtgtgtgtgtgagtgtgtgtgtgtgtgtattgatttcCCTCGCTGTTTATGAGTCATCCTTGCATTGTACTGCCTTCATGGCCATATATATCTTTAAACCCATGAATTCACCCAATATGACCATGTGCTGGACTTGTGatcaccagcaagtaccctcccagaGAGAGCTGGAGCTCATGGTGACCCAATCTTTGGCCATGCTGGGACATGATACCCCATCATTGGGGACAATGCCTAGGATGTTCCACagttgaaagtgtgtgtgtgtgtgtgtgtgtgtgtgtgtgtgtgtgtgtgtgtgtgtgtgtgtgtgtgtgtgtgtgtaccttcacCTTGAAGCcttgaagagaaaaagtaaatatgGAGGTGGGTCAGCCACTTTCTTTTTGCCCTTTAAATATGGCTGTTTCACTGAGTTATgcagtttatatatataaaaaacaaataaataaaaataataacaaataataacatGGTAATAGTGTTACACAATCAACATTGTTCTTTCACAAAgaacaaaaatgaatgaaaaatggtaTAGTTAAGGAACAAAATGAGGCCTACTATAtctggattctttttttttctgtaagttTAAGTTAGGCTAAAATTACCTAAGTTTGCAGGAGACAACTGGTGATCTAGCACTcgcactacagagagagagagagagagagagagagagagagagactataaataTTAACAAGGAAAAGTACGTAAAGCTGGAGAATTATTCAGAGAAGAGAGAGGCGACAGAATGACCGAGAGAAGAGACAGGCCAAGAAAacagaaagtgagagaggaacaGTACTAAGAGGGAAAGACGAGAGTACCCGCTATAAGACCTCATCTACAGCCTCGTCCCGGGTTACGTACACAAATTATCTACTACTGGAGGTCCCCCGTTATGCATAATTTCTGTCTCAcacttcctctaccttcctcccctgACCAGGACACCAAGAGAAGCACCGACACCTCATAACGCACCCCCCAACCATAGGGTTCAAGCGGTGCCCGTGAATCGGCGTTTCCGCGTGTCGTAGGTAAAGGGGAGGCGGTATAGATGGCGTGATAGCGAAAGGCTTACGATGGCCTCGAGTCTCGGGAGTGGAGGAACCCGTGCGGGCATAAGCTACCTCTAGACAATAAAGGCAAATGTGTGAACCAAGTCAACAGAGAGCGTGTGTGGGAGCAGCCCGGCTAACTTGTCCGTCAACTAACGTTACATCATGTACACAGCGGAGGTTGGTTGGTTTGAATCCGTAAAAAAATTCTCTCATTTACAGTTACGTTTACGCGTGTGCCGTTAAAGAAAGGCACaacatgttttttgttttgtttaaaaaGGTTAAGTCTTAACTGCTAAGATGGAGTGCTGAACTACATGCACATCTACTGGAATAAAATTAAGTTCTTACTATACTGtcacctcctccctgtccctgGGGAAGGGAGGCCTCtcgctcctctcccctcaccgAGAGAGAGACGAACGCCATGTAACCTAGTCCGCCCCTACGACGTGGCCCCTTGCTTCCTCACGCTGCCCAGGTATGAGCGCCCCCAAGGTCAGGAGTAACTATAAATACCAAGTACGCTTCCCACTCTCACTCGTCACTCCTCCTCTGCAGCATCTTTCAGTGTTTCCTAGTCAATGAATTGCCGCATGTTAATATTGGTTTGGAGGTGCGCACTCCAGCCACACACCTGCAGCCTCCAAGCCCGTCCCCACACCGGCGGCGACAAAACAGTGACATGGTGCACTGCTCTGAGGGAAATAAAGTGTCAGGTGTGCTGCTCAAATGATCACTGGGGACAGCCATGCCACGCTGCCGCTGCTAGTGGTAGGCTCCTTGTGAGGCTCCGTGAAGGAACAccaaaaataatggtaaaaataCTGTACATATACACCACCGTATATATGGACATACTgaagtatatacatatatatacacctaTGTACACATACTGTACCATACACATGCTTGCTGCCAGCGGGCGGGAGGATGGCGCCAAATACGCCtgtacatgtgtatgtgtgtgtctgtgtgtgtgcgagtcCTGGCCCAATAGACAGTGGGCACAATGAACAGTGAGTACTAGTGTGGAAGGGGTGGGTGGGGCCGGGCAGTGGGGCAggcggtgtggtgtggtgtggtaggggTCACACCTGTGCATAGGGGGGTTAGGTGGGGGGAGGGTTGGGACTACTGCGCCGGCCGCCGCGGGGACGGGCCACCACAGCCTCACCTGGCACTGAGACTTTGGTCCGGCGCGGCGTGAGGGACGACACAGGTGCGGCGCTGCTACAGAGCCGCCTGTCACAGCTTGGGGTGCGGTGAGGCccggccgccgccgccccgctgcTCTTAAATATTAGTGATGCTACCAGTTATGCTCCCTAAAACGTACTCAACATGATAAAACGACCGAGACAGTGTGCTGCCGCACCTCTCGGCGGCACGGGAGAACGGAGGAAGTGCGAACGTGCGACACTgacctgctactgctgctgtcgCCGCTGCTGCTGCCAGCACTGCCCTCCACCACCGCCCAGCCATAACCTCCACAACCTCTTTGCCGAGCCTCCCCTTCGAGGCTCGCCTCATGCCGTTCTCCGTTCTGCTCTGAGATAACTTAGTATTCCTGCGCCGGCTTGTCGTCAGCATTGGGCTACAAGGACCAGAGGGTTCGCACCTGCTCCCACTGGGGGTATGCCTGGGTGGGCTGGTAGGGGTGCTGGGGGAACAGCTTCACGTTCTCCTGGTACTCTGGGATGGGAGGCTTCTTGTCCGGGTTATTGGTCGCCACCGCGGCCGTCGCCGCCGTCGCTGTCGCCGTGGCCACGGGCACGTTGTTCTGGGTGGCTGGGTAGGCAGTCTTCTGCGGCAGGGTGCCCGCCAGCGGCTGCTTGGCATAGTCGATGAACTCGTTTTTCCTGTCGACGTTGTGCACGAAGCGGTGGCTGTTGAGGTGGCTCTCCTGCGTGAACTGCTTGCCGCACTCCGGGCACTCGTAGCGCTTCTTCTCCGTGTGCACGAACATGTGAGAGGTGAGATGGCTCTCCTGCCGGAACCGCTTGCCACACTCCTCGCACTCATAGGTCTTGTCCTGGGTGTGCACAAAGCGGTGGCTGTTGAGGTGGCTCTCCTGCGAGAACCGCTTGCCACACTCATCGCACTCGAACTTCTTCATGTCGTTGTGGATGAACTTGTGGCCATTGATGTGTCCCTGTGGCACGGGCGGCCGGTTCCAGTCGTGCCGCTCAAACTTCTTCTCGGCAGTGTGGACGTACATGTGGCTGTTGAGGTGGATCTCCTGGATGAAGCGTTTGCCGCACTCCTCGCACTCGAAGCGCTTCTCGTCTGTGTGCACCACGCGGTGGCTACTGAGGTGGCTCTTCTGGGCAAACTTCTTCCTGCACACCTCGCATTCGTAGCGCTTCTCCTCGCTGTGCACGAAGCTGTGGCTGTTGAGGTGGCTCTTGCGTGTGTAGCGCTTGCCACAGACTTCACACTCGAAGCGCTTCTCACTGTGCACGATCATGTGGCTGTTCAGGTGGCTCTCCATGGAGAAACGCTTGCCACAGATCACGCACTCGAACTTCTTCTCCACGTTGTGCATGAGCATGTGTGCGTTGAGGTGGATGCCCATGGTGAACCGCTTCTGGCAGACGGGACACTCAAACTTCCGCTCCATGGTGTGGATGAGGTTGTGTGCGTTCATGTGGATCTCCAGGGCAAACCGCTTGCCGCAGATGCCACACTCCAGGTTCTTCTCAGCATTGTGGGCGTTCATGTGGCTGTTGAGGTGACTGCGCTGCACGAACCTCTTGCCGCAGCGGCCGCACTCGAAGCGCTTGTCTTTGACGTGCACCAGCATGTGGCTGCGCAGGTGGGAGGGGATGCTGAAGCGCTTCTGGCACAGCTCGCACTCAAACTTCTTCTCCTGGCTGTGCACCAGCATGTGGCCGTTGAGGTGGCTCTCCATGGTGAAGCGTTTGTCGCAAAGGTCACACTTAAAGTTCTTCTCGGCGCTATGCACAATCATGTGGCTGTCCAAGTGACTCTCCATGGTGAAGCGCTTGTGACACAGCTCACACTCGAACCGCTTGACCTTACGGTGCCAGACGATGTGGTTATTGAGGTGGCTCTCCTGGGCAAAGCGCTTGCTGCACTCTTCACACTCGTACGGCTTCTCGTTGGTCTGCAGCCACAGGCCAATCTGCGCGGCTACCTGCGCGTCAGGTTGCTggggctgttgctgctgctgttgttgttgctgctgctgctgctgggggatCTCCGGCATGGTCTGCGAAGAGGCATGGGACACAGCCCTCGGCGGGTACTGGGGCGGCACTGCTTCCATGGTGGTCAGTGGTACTAGCTGAGCCTTAGCAGAGACTGGAAGGCTGAGGGGGTGGCCGCCAGCACTCTCCCTCACTTACAAACACCTGGAGGAGAGATGCCACACACGGTTAGCTACAAATAAAGGTGAAAAGCTCTCATGGTCAGGAGGCAGCTAAACACTCCAAAAATTAAGGCCTTTGACTCAACTCTAATGTATATTGATGAATCCATACAAAAGACACTTCAATAGCACTTCTAGTATGTGTATGGCACATGAAACCCACACAAGGAAATAATGTGCTCAGAGGTCAATTACATGGAATAAAATGTCACAAAGAGCACAAAATTTCTACCATACAGACAATACTCAGTCCTATAACACAACTTTCCAATTCCCGAGacaaaaatcttaaaaaaaaggaCGACCACTGGAAAGCAACACTGGTAGGCCCTTTAAATCACTGAGTGCCATAAGTGCCAAAGAGAACCACACCATTCCCATTATGGCACAAATAGGTATATTAGCAACTAACAATTCCTAGAGAGGGGGAGACACCACCCTTCTGAataactctctcacacacacacacacacacacacacacacacacacacacaccaggaaggGCTGAAAAGGCAACACCAGAGGAAAAATATGGAGCTAGGTCTAGTAAGATtaaaagaacatgaagaaagatatagagaagaggaaaatgtggagaTAATCATTGAAATAACCACACacagacctccttcctccctctcattcactCCCTGTTAAATTTCTCCCTCCTCACACCTTCATATATACGATGTGGTAGGCCTAGCAAAgacacgagagagaaagagaagtagagagaaaatGATAATGGAGAAAACCgagacaataacacacacacacacacacacacaccaggaagtGACTAAACAGGTAACACATGACGAGAAAGCAACACGGAAGGAAAATTACGATATGGTAGACACGGCAAAATAACAAGAGAACATggagagaagtggggagagaaGGCGAATggagaaaaccacggaaataacagacacacacacacgcacacacacaccttcctccctccctgcctctctccctccctccctctctctgttagGTCATTCCCCCTCACCTCAAAAACACTCTCTTATCCTCTTATTCTCAACCCCTCACACGTTTCCCCCTCACCGCCAGCAGCTCAGGGACTCCACACAAACATAGGAACAGGTCACAGGCTTTGCAATGCCCACCATCACGGAAAAAATGCAAATAACAGCAAAATTTTTAACGTTAACCATGGCCCCCCATTTATCGAATTTCTCCTCACTGCCTATATCTCGGCCCCAGGGTATTTTTTAAGGGTCTGCATGGTTCTCGGTGGCTTATATGGTAATAAGAAGTTGGTAAAGGGGGATTAACTCACCTCCGCAGGCTtcaggagggaaaaataagagagcTCAGCGTCCTTTCTGCCTATGGCGTCGTTTGTTGTGGTGGAGAGGCGTTTCCTGAAAGGCCTCCCGCCAGACATCATTTTACGCCATTTTCACCGTTTTTATCACCCCCTGGCCGCCCTTTATGTCTTCAAGCTTCCCCTGATGCTTAATTTCATCAGTCAGAGTCCTCAAAAGGGGAATTAATCGTCTATCTTCGTCACcaaggaaaaatagatagattTTTCGCCATTTGAGATGTTGGCAACCTCATTTATTCTCTGCCTATTTTGAACAAACGGATTATTTTGGGCTACTAAAATACCAACTGATTAAGACTTTGTGATAAAATATTACTCTTTGTCATAAATATTTCGTAGATAATTAGGCCTTTGTAAAATTTCTTGTTATTCTGGCATGTGACTCCGCTAGAAAACGTGTGACAGAAAACGTAAAGGTAAATAGACTTATAAGATGGCTGACCATGGTAAATTTTAGGGACGCCtgtgttatatatttttactgcTATATAAATGTTTCTGAATGACGATCTACCAAGTTAAGTAATGAAATGGATGTTAGGAAGGCCTTGGATTGTTTTGATGGGCATATATTCGCTGTATGCCAGAAGTTAAGAATAAAAATACCTCGACCCAGCTGGTTTGTGAATTAACAGAAATTATTTACCATGATGATTATTGAGAGAGGTATACTGGGAGATTCTGGGATTGCTAATGTCcctttttctgtgataaataggAGTGGTATACCTCAGTTAATCATTttggagagagatagaggtgaATGTTTTGAAACGTATAGGTAGGCTACGCGCCATGTCTTGGAAAGTCTTAGAAAGTTGACCAAGAAGAATGTATAGAAATCAAAGGTTTAGGCTCCCAATGaaaactatgagagagagagagagagagagagagagagagagagagagatcgaaagTATACAAATCAGTTCTATTTCACCCATACTCTTGATCATATACTATAGACATATATAtgactttccctccactctctctctctctctctctctctctctctctctttaatatctatataaatctatgtaaattcgaCACAGGAAAGAGGCACCTggcaaccctcccctcccctggacCAATGGCAGCCCTCCTGGCGTTGGCTACActgacactccctctccctcccttcttcccttgtctccctctcccttcctccctcctttgtctccctctcccttcctctctttacctctccctccctccttccctttctccctctccctctttctgtcaAAGCTCATTTCCCGCTCGAATATAAATATAAgacatgatgatgataatgatgatgtacAGATATATAGCTGGTGTTATAATGATGGACAAAGATAATTAATGTGTGTTATGTAATTTCAAAGgccatattgttttttttctggatATCAAATAGATCATGATAGTTGCATATTGGTTTACCTGTACATACTGTACTGAACAGCTGAACCGTACCACGAAGAGACACGCGCCGCGGCCGGCCTCTGACAGGCATTCGCCGACCTTGGCAGAAGGTCCacggactatatatatatatatatatatatatatatatatatatatatatatatatatatatatatatatatatatgactaggCCTGCTACAGGCCGCCACTGGCACAGCTCGTACTCCCCAaatcctcaacaacaacaatatatagTAATACTATcacaacaactattactaataCCGTACTACCATATTCCAATCacaactactatcaccaccaaacaaaagaaaataacgaaaagcaAAGAGGGGGAGGGATAATCTGCggttaagaacaagaaaaataaggtcGAAGTAAGCAAGGCGAGGTTTCGTGCACTGGCCTCACGCAACTCTCAGCACGTCCAGCCCAATGTCCAACCCTGCGCCTCGATGCTGACCACTTGCTGGTTACCGAAGATTTGAACCTTCACCAGAGGCAACTCAGCGGTGATCAGTGCGTAAGAGATTTTGATTACTTCCCTGACGAGAAGATCTCGGTGTCCAGTATCCAGGCCATATAGTAACAAGCGAAAATCTGGTTTCACCACGACCACGTGGCGACGGTGACCTGCGGACGAGCATCGGACAGCAGTGTCTCCACGAGTGACGAGGGGGTTCTGCAAGGGAGTCGCAGAGCCCCAGCAGAGTTTGTTGGTGGGAGTGTTGACATGGCTGTCGTAGGCGTCAAGGTGACCTTCTGTATGACCTGCAATACGAATTTACTTTGAATAAATAAAACGTGTCATGTTTTTGCTTTGTGAGGAGAGGATGATGGCAATAAATATACTTAATACAGCAGGGCAATTTAAATATAGGCACTGAGATAATATGGCGCTGAGAGCAGCATCGCGGTTCTGAGCACAGCTGGAATATTTcgggcggctttacacctggcaattcctgggcGGCAATAcgagccgcgacgatctagcggctagaccagctgggtgctctcgggagcaagtacgttcacacgtgggaggagaagCCAGAAGCAGTAAACtactagtaaatgcaagggcatgaattcatcccagacaccccaaaaagctactaccatatcttaaaaccacaatgagtttggtccattagcctaatattgtagaaatactttaagtaaacgagttttatcataagtagtattgattgattgactgattgttcattggagaagggaggaacatgccatcgcaacccccaggcattacatatatagtgtgattatataatacacggaAATAATCGTTCctttacctccttcgatatctcgcaaagagataaacatttctcgtaatgttgctgccactctctcaaacgtCGTTTTCCGTAGACTCAGCTTCttatacagcttatcttgtggatcccacaagtatctatgttgcctcacttcttctagttgtaacggtccgaatgtgcgtgagcgagagggtatgcaagtcagtgagtaacagagtgagtaagtataagcgagtgcgtgaatgaacgagagaatgtaagtcagtgagtgacagagtaagtgtgagcgagtgggagagtgaatgagtgaatgagtgaaagagtgaatgagtgaaagagtgaatgagtgagggagtgaatgggtggctaaggaatgtaagtgcgtaaaaggttatgagaagataacacggcgagcgaatgagcgaatatataaaCGAgatttactgaaatccctcatctcaaagcctcgaaccctccaagaaaccaataactagttcgttaggtaggtagggtttgattgtaatgccgagagggagtcacgtgaagaagggggaggagcttagcgaggagcaaaggcgagaaggcgagggcaaggagacccacgggtcAGTAAGGAGAccagcaccactgcagcaagagacaagcttgggagacgtgaggagacGAACACCCCTACAGCAAGGAGCGGCAGC encodes the following:
- the LOC126985471 gene encoding zinc finger protein 665-like, which codes for MEAVPPQYPPRAVSHASSQTMPEIPQQQQQQQQQQQQQPQQPDAQVAAQIGLWLQTNEKPYECEECSKRFAQESHLNNHIVWHRKVKRFECELCHKRFTMESHLDSHMIVHSAEKNFKCDLCDKRFTMESHLNGHMLVHSQEKKFECELCQKRFSIPSHLRSHMLVHVKDKRFECGRCGKRFVQRSHLNSHMNAHNAEKNLECGICGKRFALEIHMNAHNLIHTMERKFECPVCQKRFTMGIHLNAHMLMHNVEKKFECVICGKRFSMESHLNSHMIVHSEKRFECEVCGKRYTRKSHLNSHSFVHSEEKRYECEVCRKKFAQKSHLSSHRVVHTDEKRFECEECGKRFIQEIHLNSHMYVHTAEKKFERHDWNRPPVPQGHINGHKFIHNDMKKFECDECGKRFSQESHLNSHRFVHTQDKTYECEECGKRFRQESHLTSHMFVHTEKKRYECPECGKQFTQESHLNSHRFVHNVDRKNEFIDYAKQPLAGTLPQKTAYPATQNNVPVATATATAATAAVATNNPDKKPPIPEYQENVKLFPQHPYQPTQAYPQWEQVRTLWSL